A genome region from Cutaneotrichosporon cavernicola HIS019 DNA, chromosome: 5 includes the following:
- a CDS encoding uncharacterized protein (Outer mitochondrial membrane transport complex protein): MSSAVVVHTTPPLNPLPASDAVSIRLLGILRLGGVSPGVTTADWSANGKPFITLDNIAIQERYLSSIPGWSDPDHALSAEQAADVVEWKAYVDGLVTDLINHTMYSLPPNYPFLAGAQIAACPFPMNHYVPHRLRSIHRNRLRVTGLWGLGGGEDVDDTDAQRKKLEDSVVVAPGGTQTQRAWSGFRSGREVAERQRKFGEEALRQHAYAAFDPLARKLGESRYFYGNKPTSFDIALFAQLTLALSVSWPNPLIADLLRGKYPTLIAHHDRVLKKLYPGGWSSISRQAPVMGPSFVSSVRLYLPSWLGGPSEEKKKDPEVDDPRDIDTKKRLQRGRYLWFVGAGAAFISYIIYSGLLQIQFSDDDDDEEWGEGWIVDDEDSDPFASLVDDDEEE; encoded by the exons ATGTCCTCTGCCGTCGTGGTGCACacaacgccgccgctgaACCCTCTCCCGGCCTCGGATGCCGTCTCTATCCGACTCCTGGGTATTCTGCGTCTCGGGGGCGTTTCTCCTGGTGTGACCACCGCCGACTGGTCCGCGAATG GCAAACCATTCATCACACTGGACAATATCGCAATCCAGGAGCGGTATCTCTCCTCCATCCCGGGTTGGTCGGACCCTGACCATGCGCTGAGCGCCGAGCAGGCTGCGGACGTGGTCGAGTGGAAGGCATATGTCGACGGCCTTGTGACAGACCTCATT AACCACACCATGTACTCGCTCCCGCCTAACTATCCTTTCCTCGCGGGCGCGCAGATCGCTGCTTGCCCATTTCCCATGAACCACTATGTGCCGCACCGACTTCGCAGCATCCACCGGAATCGTCTGCGTGTGACAGGGCTGTGGGGTCTCGGTGGTGGTGAAGACG TGGACGACACCGACGCGCAGCGCAAGAAGCTTGAGGACAGCGTTGTTGTTGCGCCTGGTGGCACCCAGACCCAGCGCGCGTGGTCGGGCTTCAGGTCGGGCCGTGAGGTGGCAGAGCGGCAGCGCAAgttcggcgaggaggct ctcCGCCAGCACGCGTATGCCGCCTTCGACCCCCTTGCGCGCAAGCTCGGGGAGAGCCGATACTTTTATGGCAACAA gccCACGTCGTTTGACATTGCGCTGTTCGCGCAGCTCACTCTCGCGCTCTCTGTCAGCTGGCCTAACCCCCTCATCGCCGACCTTCTGCGTGGTAAATACCCTACGCTGATCGCGCATCACGACCGCGTACTCAAGAAGCTGTACCCGGGCGGATGGagctccatctcgcgccAAGCACCAGTAATGGGCCCGTCGTTCGTGAGCTCTGTGCGACTGTACCTCCCTTCGTGGCTGGGCGGGCcgagcgaggagaagaagaaggaccccgaggtcgacgacccGCGCGACATCGACACCAAGAAGCGGCTGCAGCGCGGACGGTATCTGTGGTTTGTCGGTGCGGGCGCCGCATTCATCTCGTACATCATTTACAGCGGCCTGCTCCAGATCCAGTtcagcgacgacgatgacgacgaggagtgGGGAGAAGGGTGGATCGTAGACGATGAGGATAGCGACCCCTTCGCCTCTCTGgtggacgatgacgaggaggaatAG
- a CDS encoding uncharacterized protein (PLD-like domain) → MRSIAVSSAHDHSTADVQSTSQSKSVADPWPPAQTLAGYMAENPNKSVASAMANVFPKSQPFSRFMARIPGKHSVIKGLTERELVFLESQGPEIRRRAGWKFKGEEGDGVEVTELFWKMYLSCLPTIERDPLAGYTSPDLLGSTTTMPLSIISVIPDIMKHYRDVIVRAQHEVFLATNYWQPSDSVSTVTQALKELSARVQKEGRARVVVKVMYDRGSWEQLWNAHAPVPPTVYTKLDLPDPKDVPGLHLEVINFHKVLLGTFHVKFLIVDRKVVLLNSCNIQDRPNLEMMTHLEGPVVDSFYDVALHCWNNKLDPPLPCITKPYEPPRDSDGNVRYLFRDYNPYFREIEVLKAARAARKLLRAQTQQIDEELRDLDTHPTYDRLVESIRQAMAGPRQSFAHNKEELANRFAHGRAEVAHRGATAMKEMRAYGERIGMNFSSRPGSRRTSMTDPDVRRYYNDEETAAITAANKLITKPVPSDAPTSPTLSEFPVKSHTYPITSHNGPFHHDDDPTTTVTSSRRQSFHSAHEALSHDGHGPQITAEYGEPMITERMVESPDADPKTVDDGPEKEGQQSHSFLSPTSRGSSASKTLPVDGPSAPFPKSSPFGDEGALSSAHGGLMPNGGATPRRSFHWQDDLPSGSQSPLYMPRMSMDEEVPPGRGTRRMFKLSKRFNAGALSEAWATVEDSDELDNFRAHRIHAPHAPFPIAMVCRRPHGVPGHHDIYNPQNAAWLAGCRYAQRKVFIQTPTFNARPLVRAVKHACRRGVEVILFLDLGFNDMAESIMFQGGTNEQVVDRLYKKLIKEGKSQYLKVYWYTSKDQIRPLNAIIKQRNCHIKFAAYDDEVMILGNANGDTQSVFHSGEVNIMIDSKQVVGEVMDTLMSNQNTLRYGGVQADGVWRDRENKTLADYGATGGGGFMQGVKAFIRFAKTAAK, encoded by the exons ATGAGAAGCATCGCTGTTTCCTCGGCACACGACCACTCGACCGCAGACGTACAGTCTACATCCCAAAGCAAGTCCGTCGCTGACCCATGGCCGCCAGCCCAGACGCTGGCGGGCTACATGGCGGAGAACCCTAACAAGTCAGTCGCAAGTGCAATGGCCAATGTCTTTCCAAAATCGCAACCGTTTTCTCGCTTCATGGCCAGAATCCCTGGCAAGCACTCGGTCATCAAGGGCTTGACCGAGAGAGagctcgtcttcctcgagTCCCAGGGGCCAGAAATCCGGCGACGCGCAGGCTGGAAATTCAaaggcgaggaaggcgatggcgtcgaggtcaccGAGCTCTTCTGGAAGATGTACCTTTCCTGTCTACCGACCATCGAGAGAGACCCGCTCGCTGGTTACACATCGCCCGATCTTCTGGGAAGCACGACCACAATGCCCCTTAGCATCATCTCTGTAATTCCCGACATCATGAAGCACTACCGCGACGTCATTGTTCGGGCGCAGCATGAGGTCTTCCTTGCAACAAACTATTGGCA ACCCTCCGATTCCGTCAGCACTGTTACCCAGGCCCTCAAGGAGCTCTCGGCGCGCGTGCAGAAGGAAGGTCGCGCCAgggtcgtcgtcaaggtcATGTACGACCGCGGCAGCTGGGAGCAGCTCTGGAACGCTCACGCGCCGGTACCGCCGACTGTCTacaccaagctcgacctcccGGATCCCAAGGATGTGCCAGGGTTGCATCTCGAAGTCATT AACTTTCACAAGGTGTTACTTGGCACGTTCCATGTCAAGTTCCTGATCGTCGACCGTAAGGTCGTTCTCCTCAACAGTTGCAACATCCAAGACCGCCCTAACCTCGAGATGATGACGCACCTCGAGGGCCCTGTTGTGGACTCGTTCTACGACGTCGCCCTGCATTGCTGGAACAACAAGCTCGATCCGCCGCTCCCCTGCATTACGAAGCCGTACGAACCGCCACGAGACAGCGATGGAAACGTGCGCTATCTGTTCCGCGACTACAACCCATACTTTCGCGAGATCGAGGTTCTTAAGGCTGCACGTGCAGCGCGCAAGTTACTGCGAGCGCAGACACAACAgattgacgaggagctgcggGACCTGGACACTCATCCCACGTATGACCGTCTCGTGGAGTCTATCCGCCAAGCGATGGCTGGGCCGCGTCAGAGCTTTGCTCACAACAAGGAAGAGTTAGCCAATCGCTTTGCCCACGGCCgagccgaggtcgcgcacCGAGGGGCGACCGCGATGAAGGAGATGCGCGCCTATGGCGAGCGTATCGGAATGAACTTTAGCAGCCGTCCTGGCAGCCGGAGAACGAGTATGACCGACCCAGACGTCCGTCGCTACTATaatgacgaggagacggctGCGATCACGGCAGCCAACAAACTGATCACGAAGCCTGTTCCCTCGGATGCCCCTACGTCTCCGACGTTGAGCGAGTTCCCCGTCAAATCGCACACGTACCCGATAACCAGCCACAACGGTCCCTTCCAtcacgacgacgacccgACAACAACCGTCACAAGCTCGCGTAGACAAAGCTTCCACTCTGCTCACGAGGCGCTGAGCCACGACGGACATGGTCCACAAATAACTGCCGAATACGGCGAGCCAATGATCACCGAGCGCATGGTGGAGAGCCCAGACGCGGATCCCAAGACGGTGGACGACGGAccggagaaggagggacAACAGAGCCACAGTTTCTTATCTCCCACATCCAGAGGTTCCTCAGCGTCCAAGACCTTACCAGTGGATGGCCCATCGGCGCCTTTCCCAAAGTCGTCGCCgtttggcgacgagggtgcATTAAGCTCAGCACATGGCGGGCTCATGCccaacggcggcgcgaccCCTAGGCGCTCGTTTCACTGGCAAGACGACCTGCCTTCGGGATCGCAGTCGCCATTGTACATGCCAAGGATgtcgatggacgaggaggttcCACCCGGTCGAGGTACAAGGCGCATGTTCAAGCTCTCGAAGCGGTTCAACGCTGGTGCGCTAAGCGAGGCATGGGCCACTGTCGAGGACTCGGACGAACTCGACAACTTCCGTGCACATCGCATACACGCTCCCCACGCTCCATTCCCAATCGCAATGGTGTGTCGCCGTCCCCACGGTGTGCCGGGCCACCACGACATCTACAACCCTCAGAATGCCGCTTGGCTTGCGGGGTGCCGCTATGCCCAGCGCAAGGTGTTCATTCAGACTCCGACATTCAACGCCCGCCCTCTCGTGCGCGCTGTCAAACACGCGTGTCGGCGTGGAGTCGAGGTCATCTTattcctcgacctcggcttcAACGACATGGCGGAGAGCATCATGTTCCAG GGCGGAACCAACGAGCAGGTGGTCGACCGTCTGTACAAGAAGCtcatcaaggagggcaagtCACAGTACCTCAAGGTGTACTGGTATACGAGCAAGGACCAGATCCGACCTCTGAACGCGATCATCAAGCAGCGAAACTGCCATATCAAGTTTGCTGCGTACGACGACGAAGTCATGATCCTAGGCAACGCCAATGGCGACACGCAGTCCGTATTCCACTCGGGCGAGGTCAACATCATGATCGACAGCAAGCAGGTCGTTGGGGAAGTTATGGACA CGCTTATGTCCAACCAAAACACGTTGCGATATGGTGGTGTGCAGGCGGATGGCGTGTGGCGCGACCGCGAGAACAAGACGCTTGCCGACTATGGCGCGAcaggaggcggcggcttCATGCAAGGAGTTAAGGCATTCATTCGCTTTGCCAAGACGGCTGCCAAATAA